GCAAATTTTTCTGTTCATCCTGTTGGGTATCGCTGCAGGGTTCATCAGTGGACTCATTGGGATCGGGGGTGGCGTGATTATCGTACCCACCCTTGTATTTGTATTTGGGCTATCGCAACACATGGCGCAGGGGACAACTCTGGCGCTGCTAGTTCCACCGATTGGATTACTGGGAGCCTGGACGTACTACCGTGAGGGATATGTGGATATCCGCATTGCGATCTGTATTTGCGTGGGCTTCGTCATTGGTAGCCTATTTGGGGCACGGCTAGCAACCTACATCCCGAATATACTCCTGGAGCGGATATTTGGGGGAGCCATGCTGATGATCGCGCTAAAAATGATGATGGGACGCTAAATGCTATCGGTCAATGCATCGGTTGAAATGGAGACAGATTATATTTGAACATCGCGTAATGTTCGAACATAATGTGTTGCATCCAACTGTAGATCCCACCTTTCGCACGTTCAACTGGCACAAGAGGATTTAGTTCCGTCTTCAACAAAGCAAGTAGTAACGCCGACAAGCGGAGCTGAAAAATTGGAGGATTCGAGAGCGATCGCTGTTCAGCCTGCTTGCGCTCCTGGCTTTCAACCACAAACCAGCGTTGCTGAACACCGCCATAGGCACAACACACACTGGCGATTCGATACCTCTCCAGTTTTGGCATCTGAAACGCAGCCTCTGACACTTGGTTGACCAACTCGGAGGCTGCCTTAAGTGTTAACGGTACTCGCGTAAGCCACCGTAATCCGGAAAACTGCTGTATGGAAAGGGAAGAAACTCTTACCAGATTCTCTTTACGGTTTTAGAAGATCAGGATGAATCTATTGTTCGGATTCTTCATATCCGACATGCGGCACAGCAAACCATTGGTGAAGCTCCAGAAGCCCTGAATGAGCTTTAACAAGATTTAGCCGTAAAGCATAGAGTTCCGCCTTATGATTTAGCTTCTCCGTGAAAGCCCCGCACTCTGCCGAAGGCGAGTGTCGGGATGAAAGCGGGGCGGTTGCGAGTCCCCCTTGCAGCTATGCCAAGCAATCGCGGGGCGGCGGAGAGGGGAGACGAGCAAACCGCCAGCCTGGTATAATTGGCTAAGCATCGCAGGGTTGATTTCCCCTGATAGGTACGCTTTCGACCGACAACTGGAGTTGACCGACCCGTAGGCCTAGGCCGCAAGTCTCCCGTTTCCAAGGTTGCAATAGAGAGCATTTTTGAAACAGCACAGCAAACCTCCTTGGTGGAAAAAATTGTCAACAGTGGGGCTGGGCGTCTTCCTCACTATAAAAAGCTCGAACCCGGTAACCAGTGGTAGAACACTTCCGGTGGGAGAAGCCCGCACCGTATGTTTGCATCGGTGTCGGGAGTACGTCACAAGTGTTTGGGAACACAAAAATCTAGGACATCATAAATGCATCCAACTCATCCACAGTATGAATAATTTTGGAAGTAGGGACTCTGTATTCGATAGCCAAATCAACGCTTGCCTGAAGTCTAAGCGCTGTGTTTCGAGTGACATCAAATGCAGCATCCGTTAAATTTCCTAAACGCTCATACGCGATCATGATGCTTGCAACTACATCTCGATAGGTTTGATCAATTCTGTCTAGGCATCGATTGTAGTATTCAGTTAATCGTTGTTTTAATTTCTCAGACTCTTCACCTAAGTATTTTTTGCCAAAATCAATAACCATTCGACCTGCAATAGAACCTACAACTGCTCCAACAACAGGTATCGGAATAAGAGTTTGTCCAACCGCAGTACTAATCGCTACAAGCGCAGATTCTGCACAGACAATTTGCCCTAGCTCTAGAAACTCATCAGCGGTAATTTCTCCCTTCACGTATTGTTTGCCCAAATTGGCGATCGCAAAATTGGCACTAACGACAGCGCCTGCAAAGGGAGCTGACAAATCGGCGAAGTTGGTCAAAGCATAGATTGCTGCTCCCGAAATTCCGCCCGTCACTCCGCCTTGCAACCCAGCGATTCCCACATCTTGCCAATCTGCTTGTGTAAAATCCCCTTTGAATGGGTTTTTACCTTCTTTCCATTTTTCATACAGCTTGAAGGTAACTTTGAAGCCTGCTCCAACGCCTGCACCAATTGCAGAAACACGAGCCATCTCCCCAAAACTAGGCTGATGTTCTACCTGAATGTCACTTTTAAGTTTGTCGTTTTCACTTTTCAAATCAGCTTCATGACGATCAAGAGTTTTGTGAACTTCACCCTGCTGAACTTCAGCATAGGTTGACATACTGGGCTTAACGACTTGCTCAAATGGCTTTCCTGACAACTGTTCGATTTCACGAATTTTCGCCTGAATCCCATTAATCGATTTTTGGGAAAGCGGACTACCATCTTGTAGTAAACCTTCAACGGACTGCCCTCTAGCGATCCGCTGCATGATTTCATATTGATCCTTTGGGACATGATAGTAGGAATTATCCCGCCCAAAGTAATTGTGTTTCTGCAGGTGTTTCAGAACATGATCTAAATTGCTACCTGTCCCTTTAATAAACTTTGCTTGTACATCGATACCTGAAATTTGATAATCAGCAGAAGAAAATCGCTCAGAACCTCCAAGCCATCTTGCGGTTGGTAATTGCCGATTTAACAAGTCACGTGCATTGCGAATACCAACTTCTACTATTTCAGCAATTTCACCGTGCTTAGTTTTCTCACTGCCTAAAAGCCTTTCAGGAGTGCCAATCTTTCCTTCCACCCACTTTATCTGCTTCAATGCTTGAAGTAAGGCATTATCTTGCTGACTCAGGGATCGAGCTAACTCTTGATCACGGCTGACATTTCCAGCTCTAACCAATTCTGCAATGATCTGGATTGTCTGATGAATATTTTCTTTCATGAGATGTTAGGCTCAAGCGATTTTTTTATTCAAAAGCATCGACAAAGATTCGATGTTGTTAATCAACGCGGCAAGAGTCTCCTTTTGGGATCTCGTAAAGCTTTTGTAGTCTTTTGGAGCGTTGTTGACAAGTTCTTTCAGTTGATTCCGCACACCATCGACGTGTTTTTGAGTCAGTTTTAGGAGTTCATCTATTTCTCTTGACGCTGCCTGTAACTTAGCAGTATCGCTTTTCACGCGTACTGTTTCCTGAGTAGCTTTCTCTGCAACGTCAGCATTTTTCTTGCTGGCAAGAAATAATCCTCCTGCCAAAGCAACACCACCAATTGTCCAGCCAACAGGGCCAGCAAGAGCTAGTAACGCGTTACCCGCAGCCATACCCCCACCCCCTGCTGCAAGAGCACCGCCACCTAACCAAGCCAACGCAGCATTGGTAGCTGCTGCACCAGACAAAGCTGAAATCGCTGTACCTGTAGAGGCTGTGCCAAATGTTGTCGCAATTGCCATAGCGGCTGTTGGACCAAAAGCAGCTACTCCGACCCCTGCGGCTGCACCTGCACCTGCCACGGAGCCACTAATCTGTTCATGTTTCCGAGATTCAAGCTCAATTTCTCTGGCTAGCTCAGTGAATCGAAAATATTCTGCTTTAAATTCCGAGATAGACTTATCAAACTCTTTTGGTGAATTTGCTAGCGCGCTAATGTAGCGTTCACACAGTTGAATGACTTGGTCTGCCGTGGACTTCCGTTTTTGATACAAATCTCCCGACTTGTCGGTAACGACTTTGAATGCATGCTCATATGCTTCAACCGCTCTCTTCAGCGCTTCTAGCGCTTCCTTTTTCAATCCACTATTCAGCATAAGACGACTCGATGATGATGCAAGGGCAAGACTTAGACTGTATTGTTTGAGTTAATTGTATATACTGCGGGAAAGCCAGAGTTCAGGAAAATCACTGAAAGAAGATCAAGGAAATCTGACGAATTTCGGTCAAAGTGCTTAGAGTTCCGTGTTTATGATTGGGTGTGTTGCATTTCTATTGGATGGAGTCCTGTTGCGATGCTTTGGTAAGCAATTGGCATCCATTCCCGCTAGTGTAGACTATCACTTAAATAGGCTCAGATTTTCTATGCGCCATCGGCCCATAAGTTCGCTACAATCTAGGCCTGATCCCTGTTTTACTCAGGCGATCCAGTACGTGACAAGGAGCAATGAACGTGGTTAAAATTGTCAGCTGTCAATCTCTCGGTATTCAGCCCGTCTATGACATTGGCGTTGAACACGACCATAACTTTCTCCTCGCAAATGGTCTGGTCGCCTCCAACTGCTTCAACAAATCCCACTCTACGGCCTACGGCTACGTCACCTTCCAAACAGCGTATTTGAAGGCTAACTATCCCGTTGAATACATGGCGGCTCTGCTCACCGCCAACAGCGACGACCAAACTAAGGTCTACGACTATATCAACGCCTGCGTGAAGATGGGGATTCAGGTGGAGCCGCCCAACATCAACCGCTCCGATATTGACTTCACGCCCGTAGGGGACAGCATTCTCTTTGGCCTATCGGCAGTGCGGAACGTGGGACAAGGGGCGATCGCCCATCTCCTCGAAGCCCGCAATGAGGGAGGAGTGTTCAAGTCGTTAGCCGATCTGTGCGATCGCGTCGATTCCAGAACCGTCAACCGTCGAGCATTAGAAGCCCTGATTCAGTGCGGGGCGATGGACTGCATTAATCCCAATCGTCGCCAGTTGATGCACGATCTGGATCTGGTGCTGGAGTGGGCGCAGTCCCGTGCGAAGGATCGGGAAGTAGGACAGGGCAACCTGT
This genomic window from Synechococcales cyanobacterium T60_A2020_003 contains:
- a CDS encoding sulfite exporter TauE/SafE family protein produces the protein MTQIFLFILLGIAAGFISGLIGIGGGVIIVPTLVFVFGLSQHMAQGTTLALLVPPIGLLGAWTYYREGYVDIRIAICICVGFVIGSLFGARLATYIPNILLERIFGGAMLMIALKMMMGR